One genomic segment of Shinella zoogloeoides includes these proteins:
- a CDS encoding c-type cytochrome encodes MKPLWIAVAATLLAAAGAILVGKGRSGQEASDRIALGRAVYLANCASCHGTKLEGQPDWRSPGTSGRLPAPPHDETGHTWHHSDRQLLAIITDGTAAVVGGGYESDMPSFREALTSAEIEAVLDYIKSTWPQREADYQRRISNG; translated from the coding sequence ATGAAACCGCTCTGGATCGCGGTCGCCGCAACTCTCCTGGCGGCGGCCGGTGCGATCTTGGTCGGAAAGGGACGGTCCGGTCAGGAGGCGAGCGATCGCATCGCCCTTGGCCGGGCAGTCTATCTAGCGAACTGTGCGAGCTGTCACGGCACGAAACTCGAAGGCCAGCCCGACTGGCGCAGCCCGGGCACGAGCGGCCGCCTTCCGGCGCCGCCGCATGACGAGACCGGTCACACCTGGCATCATTCGGACAGGCAGCTCCTCGCAATCATCACCGATGGGACCGCCGCGGTGGTTGGCGGTGGCTACGAGAGTGACATGCCCAGCTTTCGGGAGGCTCTGACCTCCGCCGAGATCGAGGCTGTCCTCGACTACATCAAGAGTACCTGGCCGCAGCGAGAGGCAGACTACCAACGCCGCATCTCGAACGGCTGA
- a CDS encoding multicopper oxidase family protein, protein MTTFSRRGFLAASAAMLAASHFPIRAYGQDAAAIRLAATSRTLDIDNRPATVFGLAGPNGQGLLLDPGERFRVDLTNDLAESTIIHWHGQIPPNAQDGVPDMPQPLLQPSETRSFDFAPQPGTHWMHSHVPIQEMRLLAAPLIVRRAEDLSADRQEVVLFLHDFAFKTPEEVLEEITSASADGHGAAGMSRAMQGMNHGGMPGMNQGEAGGMGSMAMDMGNMAMDLNDYDWDAYLANDRTLSDPDVVQVERGGRVRLRVINAAAATVFWIDTGEAQARLVAVDGHEVQPVAGSRFGLAMGQRLDLEIDLPNETRAWPILALREGERERTGIILAPAGATIDRIDSLSANDAPAFDTDLSQESRLVAVDTLAARPVDRSHMIMLGGSMQPYVWTIDGATWGKHRPVAATSGDRVELMFHNMSMMGHPMHLHGHAFQVVGINRRRFEGARRDTVYIPPMSMVTVALDAGEAASWMLHCHHMPHLATGMMTEFRIAA, encoded by the coding sequence ATGACGACCTTTTCACGACGCGGCTTCCTCGCCGCCAGCGCAGCCATGCTTGCTGCATCCCATTTCCCCATCAGGGCCTACGGCCAGGACGCGGCTGCGATCCGCCTGGCCGCCACCAGCCGCACGCTCGATATAGACAATCGACCGGCCACCGTTTTCGGACTTGCTGGTCCCAACGGGCAGGGGCTGCTCCTCGATCCGGGCGAGCGATTTCGGGTGGATCTGACCAACGATCTCGCCGAGTCCACGATCATTCATTGGCACGGCCAGATTCCCCCGAACGCTCAGGACGGCGTCCCGGATATGCCGCAGCCGCTTCTTCAGCCCAGTGAAACGCGCAGCTTCGATTTCGCGCCCCAGCCCGGAACGCACTGGATGCACAGCCATGTGCCGATCCAGGAAATGCGATTGCTCGCCGCGCCGCTGATCGTCCGGAGGGCAGAAGACCTATCCGCCGATCGGCAGGAAGTCGTCCTGTTCCTGCACGACTTCGCGTTCAAGACACCGGAAGAAGTGCTGGAAGAGATCACCAGCGCAAGCGCTGATGGACATGGCGCTGCCGGCATGTCACGCGCGATGCAAGGCATGAACCATGGCGGCATGCCTGGAATGAACCAGGGCGAGGCCGGGGGAATGGGCTCGATGGCCATGGATATGGGTAACATGGCGATGGATCTCAACGACTACGACTGGGATGCCTATCTCGCCAATGACCGAACCCTGTCCGATCCCGATGTCGTTCAGGTCGAACGCGGCGGCCGGGTTCGCCTCCGTGTCATCAACGCAGCCGCAGCCACCGTTTTCTGGATCGACACGGGCGAAGCACAAGCCCGGCTCGTCGCCGTCGACGGGCATGAGGTCCAGCCGGTCGCGGGTTCGCGGTTCGGGCTGGCCATGGGGCAGCGTCTCGACCTGGAGATCGACCTTCCAAATGAGACCCGCGCATGGCCGATTCTGGCGCTCAGGGAGGGCGAACGTGAAAGGACCGGCATTATTCTCGCCCCCGCGGGCGCCACGATCGACAGGATCGATTCCCTTTCAGCGAATGACGCCCCGGCCTTCGACACGGACTTGTCTCAGGAGTCACGGCTGGTCGCTGTCGACACGCTTGCCGCCCGTCCGGTGGATCGAAGCCACATGATCATGCTCGGCGGCTCGATGCAGCCCTATGTCTGGACCATCGACGGAGCAACATGGGGCAAGCATCGGCCGGTTGCCGCAACGAGCGGCGATCGGGTGGAACTGATGTTCCACAATATGTCGATGATGGGGCACCCGATGCATCTGCATGGGCATGCATTCCAGGTTGTTGGCATCAACAGGCGACGCTTCGAAGGTGCGCGCCGCGATACCGTGTACATACCGCCGATGTCGATGGTCACTGTTGCCCTTGATGCCGGCGAGGCCGCGAGCTGGATGTTGCATTGCCATCATATGCCGCATCTGGCCACCGGGATGATGACCGAGTTCAGGATCGCTGCATGA
- a CDS encoding c-type cytochrome codes for MNKRNVFALLVAAAAVAGFALWNRTGSEDEARRGVSGQGTALSVVVPSSLSDTAKMGERAFNAVCAACHGKNAAGTDAGPPLIHRIYEPSHHGDYAFEMAVANGVRAHHWKFGNMPPQPGLTRADVATIVAYVRELQRANGIN; via the coding sequence ATGAACAAGAGAAACGTCTTCGCTCTGCTCGTCGCCGCGGCAGCGGTTGCGGGCTTTGCGCTTTGGAATCGAACCGGATCGGAAGACGAAGCCAGAAGAGGAGTATCGGGCCAGGGGACGGCATTGTCGGTTGTCGTGCCTTCGTCATTGTCCGACACCGCAAAGATGGGAGAACGAGCTTTCAACGCCGTCTGTGCAGCGTGCCACGGCAAGAACGCGGCCGGAACCGATGCCGGCCCGCCGCTCATCCATCGGATATACGAACCTTCTCACCACGGAGACTACGCCTTTGAAATGGCCGTCGCCAACGGCGTGCGCGCGCATCACTGGAAATTCGGAAACATGCCTCCTCAGCCGGGTCTGACGAGGGCCGACGTCGCTACGATCGTGGCCTATGTGCGCGAGCTTCAGCGGGCGAACGGCATTAATTGA